A genomic segment from Salmo trutta chromosome 38, fSalTru1.1, whole genome shotgun sequence encodes:
- the LOC115178069 gene encoding zinc finger protein 91 isoform X2 — protein MDESADQAASLSPLRHNAGADCNHGDQSSLFSQQKMVLENHDYETLASKVSAEERGVWCESDVPVVQQNNLYNTTSSTNKSFPCSVCGRLFTTKQSRDRHVKTHTGEKPFHCTVCGKNFSQQSSFRIHQRSHTGEKPYRCLEPDCGKSFYQSGALLRHGRGHAERSTRLRAAGDVLLVQQDDTSNKNCKLQAVVDVLPEQEDVLLAEGDSPAPPPSSVPSTPVGLPVRHRQNHNNTSHTNTCQKCGEQFPTFYKLRVHLTTHRGEKPFSCPDCGQRFSARGYMESHQRVHIKERPHPCPDCGKRFLSLGDLKRHQQSFSEERPYSCSECRKTFTQPGFLRAHQRTHTGVKGYRCPYCHKDFFTASSLRRHRKQAHAEETVTLPHSGGLQLSHVGESLGQAEAGVPGLKVIVKEEEDPAFGDSSNNHHSETTEESLPAAIEHKQQHKQHHSCHRRAHLCPVCGKEFPIAYKLQVHMRIHTGEKPYSCLVCGKSFAQKGSLTLHQIVHTGEKPYSCPDCGNTFSQMISLKRHQLLHTGERPYRCSECGRSYTQQRNLRAHQLKHTAERLHCCSVCGKRFFTPSGLRDHQRSHTGEKPFPCSVCGKSFSRPGLLREHQQTHTGDGGQVERDRSKDPGDRSSPKPKESLGETLGLKIIVEELEKEEEGKEAREEEDEEVGGLINSDGEEVGHVSLSRKSPVPVFVSGEIPSTSAEPEQHQQIQEKRCRTKKPHLCSVCGKEFPKPSKLVAHLRTHSGEKPFRCSVCGRGFSTGGITLQRHLLTHTGEKPYHCSVCGKRFIQRGNLLKHQKVHTGEKPYSCSVCGRSFPRFERLKDHQRTHTGEKPQSCDVCGMRFSYASSLKVHRRMHTGERPYQCSVCGESFNSTANLRKHRQSHTGDNGSANMKMGRLLRSSHTGEGSVAVTVKRGRLLRSSHTGEGSAPVTGGCQTAGGDAQGTVVKDKSSLGPDQGHCEGCSQTSTLYIDSKEEEEEVGGLINSEGEEVNWDYLSPGSSALQGRKSVSEKFENQDEDEEDGYGMEEEEIGGLINSDGEEIGWDRHRIRQSVSRPSDSEESPSASGEPEQHQENHNNTKTKSHHCFRCGKDFANISNLRRHQKRHSGESSEHRSDSEARKSHCCPECGRDCKKLSALQKHMKIHTGEKPYPCSVCGKQFREKTALRDHQKVHTREKPYTCPDCGKRFAHSGAMKRHLLTHTGEKPYSCSVCGRSYTQIGRLREHERTHSEEKHDCSVCWRSFSKATALVAHFRTHTGERPYSCEECGKSYVRTQNLRAHQRKSHSSSLPNPGTGTGENLAAGVKSEEDSISISDEEEKELMLAGWRKTRTSLSH, from the exons ATGGACGAG TCTGCAGACCAAGCGGCCAGCCTGTCTCCTCTTCGCCACAACGCTGGAGCTGACTGTAACCATGGTGACCAGAGCTCACTGTTCAGCCAGCAGAAGATGGTGTTGGAAAACCACGATTATGAAACACTGGCCTCAAAGGTTTCAGCggaagagagaggagtgtggtgtGAGTCTGATGTCCCTGTAGTACAACAGAACAACCTCTACAACACGACATCATCCACTAACAAGTCTTTCCCCTGCTCTGTGTGTGGACGACTCTTCACTACAAAACAGTCCCGGGACCGACACGTGAAGACCCACACGGGAGAGAAGCCGTTCCACTGCACCGTGTGTGGGAAGAACTTCTCTCAGCAGTCCTCCTTTAGGATACACCAGAGGAGCCACACGGGGGAGAAGCCCTACCGCTGCCTTGAacctgactgtgggaagagcttcTACCAATCAGGAGCCTTGTTGAGACACGGAAGGGGTCACGCTGAGAGGTCGACTAGACTAAGAGCTGCTGGAGATGTGCTGCTTGTCCAGCAGGACGATACTAGTAACAAG AATTGTAAACTTCAGGCTGTAGTGGATGTGCTGCCAGAGCAAGAGGATGTTCTTCTGGCTGAAG GAGAcagtcctgctcctcctcccagctcCGTCCCCTCTACACCGGTAGGACTACCTGTCCGACACCGGCAGAACCACAACAACACGTCCCACACCAACACCTGTCAGAAGTGCGGAGAGCAGTTCCCTACCTTCTACAAGCTGCGTGTCCACCTGACCACCCACAGGGGAGAGAAGCCCTTCTCCTGTCCAGACTGTGGTCAACGCTTCTCAGCCCGGGGGTACATGGAGTCACACCAGAGG GTACACATCAAGGAGAGACCACATCCATGCCCCGACTGTGGTAAGAGGTTCCTCTCCCTGGGAGACCTGAAGAGACACCAGCAGAGCTTCTCTGAGGAGAGACCGTACAGCTGCTCCGAGTGCAGGAAGACTTTCACCCAGCCGGGGTTCCTAAGGGcacaccagaggacacacacCGGGGTAAAAGGTTACCGTTGCCCCTACTGTCACAAGGACTTCTTCACTGCCTCCAGTCTGAGGAGACACAGGAAGCAGGCGCATGCGGAAGAGACCGTCACGCTGCCCCATAGTGGTGGACTCCAGCTGTCACATGTTGGAGAGAGCCTGGGTCAAGCTGAAGCTGGTGTACCAGGACTGAAGGTCatagtgaaggaggaggaggatccTGCTTTTG GAGACAGTTCTAACAACCACCACTCTGAGACTACTGAGGAGAGTCTCCCTGCAGCCATAGAgcataaacaacaacataaacaACATCACAGCTGTCACAGAAGAGCCCACCTCTGCCCTGTGTGTGGAAAGGAGTTTCCCATTGCCTACAAGCTTCAAGTCCATATGAGAatccacactggagagaagccttactcctgccttgtgtgtgggaagagcttcGCCCAGAAGGGGAGCCTGACGCTCCACCAGATCGTCCACACCGGAGAGAAACCTTACTCCTGCCCCGACTGTGGGAACACCTTCTCCCAGATGATCAG CCTGAAGAGACACCAACTGTTGCACACGGGAGAGAGACCGTACCGCTGCTCCGAGTGTGGGAGAAGCTACACCCAGCAGAGAAACCTGAG GGCCCACCAGCTGAAGCACACTGCAGAGAGACTTCACTGCTGCTCTGTGTGTGGGAAGCGCTTCTTCACACCCTCAGGACTCAGGGATCACCAGAG gtctcacacaggagagaaaccattcccctgctctgtgtgtgggaagagcttcTCACGGCCTGGTCTCCTGAGAGAACACCAGCAGACTCACACAGGAGATGGTGGACAGGTGGAGCGAGACCGCAGCAAG GACCCTGGTGACCGATCGAGCCCCAAACCCAAAGAGTCCCTGGGTGAAACTCTGGGACTGAAAATTATAGTTGAAGAActggagaaagaagaggaggggaaggaggcgagagaagaagaggatgaggaagTTGGTGGTTTGATCAATTCCGACGGAGAGGAAGTTGGTCACGTTTCTCTTTCTA GAAAAAGCCCTGTCCCAGTCTTTGTTAGCGGTGAGATTCCCTCTACATCAGCAGAACCTGAACAACACCAACAAATCCAGGAGAAACGATGCAGAACCAAGAAGCCTCACCTCTGCTCGGTGTGTGGAAAGGAGTTCCCTAAACCATCGAAGCTAGTTGCACATCTCCGTACACACAGTGGAGAGAAACCCTTCCGCTGCTCCGTGTGCGGTAGAGGTTTCTCCACAGGGGGTATCACCCTACAGAGACACCTTCTGacgcacacaggggagaaaccttatCACTGCTCTGTCTGTGGGAAGAGGTTCATCCAACGAGGGAATCTGTTAAAACACCAGAAGGTACACACTGGAGAAAAACCTTACTCCTGCTCCGTGTGTGGACGGAGTTTCCCTCGATTTGAGCGTCTGAAGGACCACCAGCggacacatacaggagagaaacctcaatCTTGCGATGTCTGTGGGATGAGGTTCTCCTACGCGTCCTCCCTCAAG GTCCATCGCAGGATGCACACTGGGGAGAGACCTTACCAGTGCTCTGTCTGTGGGGAGAGCTTCAACTCAACAGCAAACCTGAGGAAACACAGACAGTCCCACACTGGAGATAATGGGTCTGCTAACATGAAGATGGGTCGGCTCCTGAGGTCGTCCCACACTGGAGAGGGGTCtgttgctgttactgtgaagAGGGGTCGGCTCCTGAGGTCGTCCCACACTGGAGAGGGGTCTGCTCCTGTTACTGGAGGATGTCAGACCGCTGGTGGGGATGCTCAG GGAACCGTCGTCAAAGATAAAAGCTCTCTGGGTCCTGACCAAGGCCACTGTGAAGGCTGCAGTCAAACATCTACCTTATATATCGATagtaaagaagaggaggaggaagttgGTGGTTTGATAAATTCCGAAGGAGAAGAAGTTAATTGGGATTACCTCA GTCCTGGATCTTCAGCATTGCAGGGCCGGAAGTCAGTTTCTGAAAAGTTTGAGAACCaagatgaagatgaagaagatGGTTATGGTATGGAAGAAGAGGAAATTGGTGGTCTGATCAATTCAGACGGAGAAGAAATTGGTTGGGATCGTCATCGTATCA GACAGAGTGTCAGCCGTCCTTCTGACAGCGAGGAGAGTCCCTCTGCATCAGGAGAACCTGAACAACACCAggagaatcacaacaacacaaagaCCAAGTCTCACCACTGCTTTAGATGTGGGAAAGACTTTGCCAACATCTCTAACCTACGACGACACCAGAAGAGACACTCAG GAGAGAGTTCCGAACACAGATCCGACAGCGAAGCCAGGAAGTCCCACTGCTGCCCAGAATGTGGAAGAGACTGTAAGAAGCTATCAGCTCTACAAAAACACATGAagatccacacaggagagaagccgtacCCTTGCTCCGTGTGTGGGAAACAGTTCCGTGAAAAAACAGCCCTCCGTGACCACCAGAAAGTGCACACGAGAGAAAAACCTTACACTTGCCCCGACTGTGGGAAGAGGTTCGCTCACTCAGGAGCTATGAAGAGACACCTGCTGACGCACACCGGAGAAaaaccttactcctgctctgtgtGTGGGAGGAGCTACACCCAGATAGGGCGACTGAGAGAACACGAGCGAACACACAG cgAGGAGAAACACGACTGTTCCGTCTGTTGGAGGAGCTTCTCCAAAGCTACGGCCCTCGTCGCTCACTTCAG GACCCACACTGGAGAGAGACCCTACAGCTGTGAGGAGTGTGGGAAGAGCTACGTACGAACCCAGAACCTCCGAGCCCATCAGAGGAAAAGTCACAGCAGCTCACTACCAAACCCTGGGACTGGGACAGGGGAAAACCTGGCTGCAGGGGTGAAGAGTGAAGAGGATTCTATTAGTATCAGTGATGAAGAGGAGAAGGAGTTGATGCTAGCAGGGTGGAGGAAAACGAGGACTAGCCTTTCACATTAG